The proteins below are encoded in one region of Campylobacter rectus:
- a CDS encoding Na+/H+ antiporter NhaC family protein, with protein sequence MKKILFLSLLPILALAVDPEVAKKNAEIFGFWTLIPPVVAIVLAFITKDVVLSLFIGVFSGTFLINVIDSNIFMTFIKGFTDIVKRIVGSLADSWNAGIVLQVLCIGGVVALITKMGGTKAVALWLSKKAKTGVSAQISTWVMGLFVFFDDYANSLIVGPIMRPITDKFKVSREKLAFIIDATAAPIAGLAVISTWVGLEISLIKQGYELIGVTNVNAFSIFVETIPYRFYNLFMLFFIVCTAFMGREFAGMLKAERRARAGELHPRRGGALIENIEDKTLEPKENIKLQSSNAVVPLLVLIIGAFVSFYFSGLGSLEGEALQSAKAHPLTFYTFQATFGAADASVALFQSALLATVVAIFMAVYRKILTVREAIETWGKGWKTMITTIIILLLAWSLSSVIKELGTSRYLVDMLSHSTPKIVLPATIFMLGSFISFSTGTSYGTMGILMPLAIPLANAVGMYSGLEGDALHAYMIVSISAVLTGAIFGDHCSPISDTTILSSMGAGCNHIDHVQTQMPYALAVCAVSIFVGYFPTALGLSIWMVLPLGLLVTALVVRFIGQKV encoded by the coding sequence ATGAAAAAGATTTTATTTTTGTCGCTACTACCGATCTTGGCGCTGGCCGTAGATCCCGAAGTAGCGAAAAAAAATGCCGAGATTTTCGGCTTTTGGACGCTTATACCGCCCGTGGTGGCGATAGTTTTGGCGTTTATCACCAAAGACGTCGTTTTGTCGCTATTTATCGGCGTTTTTAGCGGGACGTTTCTCATAAACGTCATCGACTCAAATATCTTTATGACATTTATAAAAGGCTTTACCGACATCGTAAAAAGGATCGTGGGCTCGCTGGCCGATAGCTGGAACGCAGGCATCGTGCTTCAGGTGCTTTGTATCGGCGGCGTGGTCGCGCTCATCACCAAAATGGGCGGAACCAAGGCCGTCGCTTTGTGGCTTAGCAAAAAGGCCAAAACGGGTGTCTCGGCTCAAATTTCAACCTGGGTGATGGGGCTTTTCGTCTTTTTCGACGACTACGCAAACTCGCTCATCGTAGGCCCTATTATGCGCCCGATAACGGACAAATTTAAGGTCTCTCGCGAAAAGCTAGCCTTTATCATCGATGCTACCGCCGCTCCGATCGCTGGTCTAGCCGTCATCTCGACCTGGGTCGGGCTTGAGATCTCGCTCATAAAGCAAGGCTACGAGCTTATCGGCGTGACGAACGTAAATGCCTTTAGTATCTTCGTAGAGACGATTCCTTATAGATTTTACAATCTTTTTATGCTGTTTTTTATCGTTTGCACCGCTTTTATGGGGCGCGAATTTGCGGGCATGCTAAAAGCCGAGCGTAGAGCCAGGGCGGGCGAGCTACACCCAAGAAGGGGCGGAGCGCTCATAGAAAATATCGAAGACAAGACGCTGGAGCCTAAAGAAAACATCAAACTGCAAAGCTCAAACGCCGTCGTGCCGCTTTTGGTGCTAATCATCGGCGCGTTCGTTAGCTTTTACTTTAGCGGGCTGGGTTCGCTCGAAGGCGAGGCTCTGCAGAGCGCAAAGGCTCATCCTCTCACTTTCTACACCTTCCAAGCGACTTTCGGCGCGGCGGACGCGTCGGTGGCGCTGTTTCAGTCGGCGCTTTTGGCTACCGTGGTGGCGATATTTATGGCCGTTTATAGAAAAATTTTAACCGTGCGCGAGGCGATAGAGACCTGGGGTAAGGGCTGGAAGACGATGATAACCACGATTATTATCCTGCTTCTTGCGTGGTCTTTGAGCTCTGTTATCAAAGAGCTCGGTACCTCTCGCTATTTGGTTGATATGCTTTCTCATTCTACGCCTAAAATAGTCCTTCCCGCGACTATTTTTATGTTGGGTTCTTTTATCAGCTTTTCTACCGGCACCAGCTACGGTACGATGGGCATTTTGATGCCTCTTGCGATACCGCTGGCTAACGCCGTGGGTATGTACAGCGGACTGGAGGGCGACGCACTGCACGCGTATATGATAGTAAGTATCTCAGCGGTTTTAACCGGCGCGATATTCGGCGATCACTGCTCGCCGATCTCGGATACTACGATACTCTCGTCTATGGGAGCAGGGTGTAACCACATCGATCACGTCCAGACTC
- a CDS encoding SDR family NAD(P)-dependent oxidoreductase, whose translation MKGTAFITGATSGFGEAIARALSREGYKIVALARRKERLEALAKQLGNTHIVVADIRDKKAVFDGVANLPQEFRDIEVLVNNAGLALGLEGVAETSIEDFETMVDTNIKGFLYSTKAVLPLMIARKSGYIFNLGSTAGAWPYPGSHVYGASKAFVKQFSRNLRNDIRGTGIRVTEIAPGICKTEFSEVRFGGDKAKADAVYEGVEYITAEDIAQIVLNCLNMPHRVNINVVEAMATQQTWAGLFIEKK comes from the coding sequence ATGAAAGGAACGGCTTTTATCACGGGGGCTACGTCGGGTTTTGGCGAGGCGATAGCTAGGGCGCTAAGCCGCGAAGGCTACAAGATCGTAGCGCTCGCTCGCCGTAAAGAAAGGCTCGAGGCCTTAGCTAAGCAGTTAGGAAATACTCATATCGTCGTCGCAGATATCCGCGATAAAAAGGCGGTTTTTGACGGCGTGGCAAATTTACCGCAGGAGTTTCGCGATATCGAAGTGCTCGTAAATAACGCAGGCCTAGCGCTCGGACTCGAAGGCGTGGCGGAGACTAGCATCGAGGACTTTGAGACGATGGTCGATACCAACATCAAAGGCTTTTTATACTCGACCAAGGCCGTTTTGCCCCTTATGATCGCGCGAAAGAGCGGCTATATCTTTAATCTAGGCTCAACCGCGGGCGCATGGCCGTATCCTGGCAGCCACGTTTACGGCGCGAGCAAGGCGTTTGTAAAGCAGTTTAGTAGAAATCTGCGCAACGACATCCGCGGCACCGGTATCCGCGTGACCGAGATAGCTCCGGGCATCTGCAAGACCGAGTTTAGCGAGGTTCGCTTCGGCGGCGATAAGGCTAAGGCCGACGCGGTTTACGAGGGCGTAGAGTATATCACGGCCGAGGATATCGCGCAGATCGTGCTAAACTGCCTAAATATGCCTCACCGCGTCAATATCAACGTCGTCGAGGCGATGGCGACGCAGCAGACTTGGGCGGGGCTTTTTATCGAGAAAAAGTAG
- a CDS encoding ankyrin repeat domain-containing protein, with protein sequence MRFILPILLSFSFVFAGFNCDDALADKQRFFSQNLTFSGEFEPNCKDSILGLKEAQILLSAAQKIRAESLACVGNLATKNLNEFKFKILKASYAPEIYAKELESPDEYEKFVSQNRARLRYWGHQSLSNFTVFKDFNKDYNAVLGPLVSYYKSNFKIDEGSAIYYASKVANEFLKFAAATLQNGDMDEFARKVSSPTFTKYGINEAIYSGAVSQNSLQNAFNAALLYEKNEDVIKEFLRVGVNLNYGFESSLFFALKNLNNVKLLVASGADVNYENLLGVTPLFKAVQLNDINLVKFLLENGALVNKRLIDINTKLAYSSNLSVQLPNFVKLCDFDGASKSVLMSAAGAADVEILQLLVDNGADVQAIDDMGLNALDYAIIGKKEINAQYLRVLGLESNLITE encoded by the coding sequence ATGAGATTTATTTTGCCGATACTTTTGTCGTTTTCTTTTGTTTTCGCGGGCTTTAACTGCGATGACGCTTTGGCTGATAAGCAACGATTTTTCTCTCAAAATTTAACATTTTCGGGAGAATTTGAGCCAAACTGCAAGGACTCTATCTTGGGGCTAAAAGAGGCTCAAATTTTACTCTCGGCGGCTCAAAAGATCCGCGCCGAAAGCCTTGCTTGCGTCGGAAATTTAGCGACTAAAAATTTAAACGAGTTTAAATTTAAGATCCTAAAAGCCTCCTATGCGCCCGAAATTTACGCCAAAGAACTAGAGAGCCCCGACGAATACGAAAAATTCGTATCGCAAAACAGAGCCAGGCTTCGCTACTGGGGACATCAAAGCTTAAGTAATTTTACGGTTTTTAAGGACTTTAACAAAGACTACAACGCCGTCTTGGGGCCGCTGGTAAGCTACTACAAATCAAATTTTAAAATAGACGAAGGCAGCGCGATTTACTACGCTTCAAAGGTTGCAAACGAGTTTTTAAAATTTGCAGCTGCGACTCTGCAAAACGGCGATATGGACGAGTTTGCGAGAAAGGTAAGCAGCCCGACTTTTACCAAATACGGCATCAACGAGGCGATATATTCGGGCGCCGTTTCGCAAAATTCGCTGCAAAACGCCTTTAACGCGGCGCTTCTTTACGAAAAAAACGAGGACGTGATAAAAGAGTTTTTGCGCGTGGGCGTAAATTTAAACTACGGCTTTGAGAGTTCGCTATTTTTTGCGCTTAAAAATTTAAATAACGTGAAGCTCCTGGTGGCTAGCGGCGCGGACGTAAATTACGAAAATTTACTCGGCGTCACTCCGCTTTTTAAGGCCGTGCAGCTAAACGACATAAATTTAGTCAAATTTCTGTTAGAAAACGGAGCACTGGTAAATAAAAGACTAATAGATATAAACACAAAGCTTGCTTACAGCTCGAATCTGAGCGTTCAGCTGCCGAACTTCGTGAAGCTCTGCGATTTTGACGGGGCGTCAAAAAGCGTGCTGATGAGTGCGGCCGGAGCGGCGGACGTGGAGATATTGCAGCTTTTGGTAGATAACGGCGCGGACGTGCAGGCTATCGATGATATGGGGCTAAACGCCCTAGACTACGCGATCATCGGCAAAAAAGAGATCAACGCGCAGTATCTAAGAGTGCTGGGACTTGAGTCAAATTTGATCACCGAATAA
- a CDS encoding HIT family protein — MEHICAPWRSEYFGKKEQGCVFCNVVNHPEKDAQTGVLFRAKRCFGIMNLYPYTPGHFMVIPYAHADNIENLEEQTWSEMSAYVREGVKILKRELNAAGVNIGMNLGKAGGAGIAEHVHYHLVPRWSGDTNFITSIAEVRVNGVPFTPLYEKLKAAFADVCFNER; from the coding sequence ATGGAGCACATTTGCGCGCCGTGGAGGAGCGAATATTTCGGTAAAAAGGAGCAGGGCTGCGTCTTTTGTAACGTCGTAAATCACCCCGAAAAAGACGCGCAGACGGGCGTTTTGTTTCGCGCAAAGCGGTGTTTTGGGATTATGAATCTCTACCCGTATACGCCCGGGCACTTTATGGTGATACCTTACGCGCACGCCGATAATATCGAAAATCTAGAAGAGCAAACTTGGTCGGAGATGAGCGCTTACGTGCGCGAGGGCGTGAAAATTTTAAAACGCGAACTAAACGCGGCGGGCGTAAATATCGGGATGAATCTGGGCAAAGCAGGCGGTGCGGGTATCGCAGAGCACGTGCACTATCATCTCGTGCCGCGCTGGAGCGGCGATACGAATTTTATCACATCCATCGCCGAGGTGCGCGTAAACGGCGTGCCCTTTACTCCGCTTTACGAGAAGCTAAAAGCCGCGTTTGCGGACGTTTGCTTTAACGAGCGGTAA
- the trpC gene encoding indole-3-glycerol phosphate synthase TrpC encodes MILDQIIERTKEDLALRKSQTPFEKLQELAAKNPREIKDAVKALKSSADEPYRIIAEVKKASPSKGLIKQNFAPAEIAKEYEKGGANAISVLTEPHFFKGNLEYLAAIRRASSLPLLRKDFIIDEYQILEALVYGADFILLIAKALSAGELKRLLDYAHSLGLEALVETHDEEDVEKSNFARAKIVGVNHRNLSTFEMDMSLCEKLFSKIKNASVIVAESGIYEHSQLKELHAQGADAFLIGEHFMRQEDLAKAVKTVKEG; translated from the coding sequence ATGATACTGGATCAAATAATCGAGCGAACGAAAGAGGACTTGGCACTGCGAAAATCGCAAACGCCTTTTGAAAAGCTGCAAGAGCTTGCGGCGAAAAATCCGCGCGAGATAAAAGACGCGGTAAAAGCGCTAAAAAGCAGCGCAGACGAGCCGTATCGCATCATCGCCGAGGTCAAAAAAGCAAGCCCTAGCAAGGGGCTGATAAAGCAAAATTTCGCTCCCGCAGAGATAGCCAAAGAGTATGAAAAAGGCGGCGCAAACGCTATCTCGGTTCTAACCGAGCCGCATTTTTTTAAAGGAAATTTGGAGTATCTAGCCGCTATCAGACGGGCAAGCTCGCTGCCGCTACTTCGTAAAGATTTCATCATAGACGAGTATCAAATTTTAGAAGCGCTCGTTTACGGGGCTGATTTTATCCTGCTTATCGCAAAGGCTCTTAGTGCCGGCGAGTTAAAGCGGCTGCTTGATTACGCGCATTCGTTGGGGCTTGAGGCCTTGGTCGAGACGCACGACGAAGAGGACGTGGAAAAGTCAAATTTCGCGCGCGCAAAGATAGTCGGAGTAAATCACCGAAATTTAAGCACGTTTGAGATGGATATGAGCCTTTGCGAGAAGCTGTTTTCTAAAATCAAAAACGCAAGCGTCATCGTCGCTGAAAGCGGCATCTACGAACATTCGCAGCTAAAAGAGCTTCACGCTCAAGGAGCCGACGCGTTTTTGATAGGCGAGCATTTTATGAGGCAAGAGGACTTGGCAAAGGCCGTAAAAACCGTAAAGGAGGGCTAG
- a CDS encoding tetratricopeptide repeat protein, translated as MRGNKAILKFILAALLVCFATAKDDFDENLYVIKALMAVENARHDEATELYERLYEKTKNTDYLKEALRLAFFSKNVNFKSILALSQKVLKDDVDVLRIQGANLMSENKLDEAAKVMKELIKKEDISKNHVMLSAVYSMQNDNKAALGELERAYELDRSVENLLRIVDLLYNKMNDKKEAIRHLESSRRIDGCEVETCTALVDIYARDGRYSDMIAVYEGLFEATKEKVYLEKALGVYVYQKNYDAAIKFLQKYSYNDDALMDLYAATGDFGKAYKKAQEAFDKSFNLEYQAKMAIYQYERDTDKQTKKIAKNSLKQVIRNFEKSAVKLDKALYLNYYGYLLIDHDIDVKKGIDLVNRALELEPGSVFYLDSLAWGYYKLGECKKADEIIQKVLHDEEFINSPEGKEHINAIKECLKKNKK; from the coding sequence ATGCGCGGGAATAAGGCGATTTTAAAATTTATCTTGGCGGCTTTGCTTGTTTGTTTTGCTACCGCCAAAGACGACTTTGACGAGAATTTATACGTTATCAAGGCGCTGATGGCGGTCGAAAACGCTAGGCACGACGAGGCGACCGAGCTTTACGAGCGGCTTTACGAAAAGACCAAAAACACCGACTATCTAAAAGAGGCGCTAAGACTCGCGTTTTTTTCTAAAAACGTAAATTTTAAAAGCATTTTAGCGCTCAGTCAAAAGGTGCTAAAAGACGACGTAGACGTGCTTCGCATACAGGGCGCAAATTTGATGAGCGAAAATAAACTGGATGAAGCCGCAAAGGTGATGAAGGAGCTCATAAAAAAAGAGGACATCTCTAAAAACCACGTTATGCTCTCTGCCGTTTATTCGATGCAAAACGACAACAAAGCTGCTCTGGGCGAGCTCGAGCGTGCATACGAGCTAGATAGGAGCGTGGAAAATCTGCTACGCATAGTCGATCTTTTATACAATAAAATGAACGACAAAAAAGAGGCGATCAGGCACCTGGAGAGCTCGCGGCGTATCGACGGCTGCGAGGTCGAGACCTGCACGGCGCTAGTGGATATCTACGCCAGGGATGGCCGCTACTCCGATATGATAGCTGTTTATGAGGGGCTTTTTGAAGCGACGAAAGAGAAGGTTTATCTCGAAAAAGCGCTTGGCGTCTACGTCTATCAAAAAAACTACGATGCGGCGATTAAGTTTTTACAAAAATACTCTTACAACGACGACGCACTGATGGATCTTTACGCCGCGACGGGGGATTTCGGTAAAGCGTATAAAAAGGCGCAAGAGGCCTTTGATAAGAGCTTTAATCTCGAATATCAAGCCAAAATGGCGATATATCAATACGAAAGAGACACTGACAAACAAACTAAAAAGATAGCCAAAAATAGCCTCAAGCAAGTAATTCGTAACTTTGAAAAATCGGCCGTAAAACTCGATAAAGCGCTATATCTAAACTACTACGGCTACCTACTCATCGATCACGATATAGACGTGAAAAAGGGAATAGATCTGGTAAATAGAGCTCTCGAGCTGGAGCCGGGATCCGTGTTTTATCTAGACTCGCTGGCATGGGGATACTATAAGCTGGGCGAGTGCAAAAAGGCCGATGAGATAATACAAAAAGTCTTGCATGACGAGGAATTTATAAATTCGCCCGAGGGCAAAGAGCATATAAACGCTATCAAAGAGTGCCTAAAGAAGAACAAAAAATGA
- a CDS encoding YkgJ family cysteine cluster protein has product MNLLRRSGFGYEFDASKCERCGGKCCTGESGYIWISSAEISSLAEHLKMGEGEFRSRFLDKFGYKFSLKEKPYEGGFACVFFDETAKNCSVYDFRPSQCRTFPFWDYFKDKINELEKECAGIRRF; this is encoded by the coding sequence GTGAATTTGCTAAGACGAAGCGGCTTTGGTTATGAATTTGACGCTAGCAAGTGCGAGCGGTGCGGCGGCAAGTGCTGCACGGGAGAAAGCGGCTACATATGGATAAGCTCGGCGGAAATTTCATCGCTGGCGGAGCATTTAAAAATGGGCGAGGGTGAGTTTAGATCGAGGTTTTTAGATAAATTCGGTTATAAATTTAGCCTCAAAGAAAAGCCCTATGAGGGCGGATTTGCGTGCGTATTTTTTGACGAAACGGCAAAAAACTGCTCGGTTTACGACTTTCGCCCGAGTCAGTGCCGCACCTTTCCGTTTTGGGACTATTTTAAGGATAAAATCAATGAATTGGAGAAAGAATGCGCGGGAATAAGGCGATTTTAA
- a CDS encoding tRNA1(Val) (adenine(37)-N6)-methyltransferase: MIITQPKNGYRYNSDTMFLYDFIREGGARGEVLDVGCGSGVLGLLLKRDFPKISLSLLDILEANVNLAAANASQNGLEAEFITADFAKFKSEKRFDLIVSNPPFYHDGVKKSENEHLRTSRYSENLPLSALVRTANSLLKPRGVFSFCYDAKRLAEILLCLSEFKFTLTRLCFVYPKTDGTANLALIEAKKSSKSLAQILPPIFVFEGGVYSKKAVEIFATANTQSKDALE, translated from the coding sequence ATGATAATCACCCAGCCCAAAAACGGCTATCGCTACAACAGCGATACGATGTTTTTGTATGATTTTATCCGTGAGGGCGGAGCGCGCGGCGAAGTGCTGGACGTGGGCTGTGGCAGCGGGGTTTTGGGACTGCTTTTAAAGCGCGATTTTCCTAAAATTTCGCTTAGTTTGCTTGATATTTTAGAAGCTAACGTAAATTTAGCCGCCGCAAATGCTAGCCAAAACGGACTTGAAGCCGAGTTTATAACGGCTGATTTTGCTAAATTTAAGAGTGAAAAAAGATTTGATCTCATCGTCTCAAACCCGCCCTTTTACCACGACGGCGTAAAAAAAAGCGAAAACGAGCATCTGCGCACCTCTAGATATAGCGAAAATTTGCCCCTTAGCGCGCTTGTTAGGACGGCAAATTCGCTTTTAAAACCGCGCGGAGTTTTTAGTTTTTGCTACGATGCCAAGCGCCTAGCTGAAATTTTGCTTTGTTTGAGCGAGTTTAAATTTACGCTTACTAGGCTTTGTTTTGTGTATCCAAAAACGGACGGCACGGCAAATTTGGCGCTCATCGAGGCTAAAAAAAGCTCAAAATCCTTGGCTCAAATTTTGCCTCCGATTTTCGTTTTTGAAGGCGGAGTTTATAGTAAAAAAGCGGTTGAGATTTTCGCAACCGCAAATACGCAAAGCAAGGACGCGCTAGAGTGA